In Vitis vinifera cultivar Pinot Noir 40024 chromosome 11, ASM3070453v1, a genomic segment contains:
- the LOC100246152 gene encoding uncharacterized protein LOC100246152, giving the protein MSESFHFQKMMMNPNFQKVMMKPAKPERNPFIIFSFFFILFLCAIASINGVRIDTIMKFGGCTFFSHNSSSSDDFLTLNFTSDPADDDIRILIGILTLPDQYHRRNFLRMIYGTQSPAGAKVDVKFVFCNLTKEDQKVLVALEIMRYDDIIILNCTENMNNGKTYTYFSSLPEMLNSTEGPSPPYHYVMKADDDTYLRLDNLVESMRPLPREDLYYGYVIPCPSMDPFVHYMSGMGYLVSWDIVEWIRVSEIPKKHMEGPEDKVFGDWIREGRRGKNRHTAKWAMYNYPEPPTRCTHELWPNTIAVHLLKNQEKWIQTLNYFNVTQNLKPSKLYHIP; this is encoded by the coding sequence ATGTCTGAGAGCTTCCATTTtcagaagatgatgatgaaccCCAATTTCCAAAAGGTGATGATGAAGCCCGCCAAGCCTGAACGAAACCCTTTCAtcatcttctccttcttcttcatcctcttccTCTGTGCTATAGCTTCCATTAACGGAGTCCGAATCGACACTATCATGAAGTTCGGCGGCTGCACTTTCTTCTCCCACAACTCATCATCTTCCGATGATTTTCTCACCCTGAACTTCACCTCCGATCCCGCCGACGACGACATCCGGATTCTCATCGGAATCCTGACCCTCCCCGACCAGTACCACCGCCGGAACTTCCTCCGCATGATCTACGGCACACAGTCGCCGGCCGGAGCAAAGGTCGACGTCAAGTTCGTGTTCTGCAACCTCACGAAGGAAGACCAGAAAGTCCTGGTTGCGCTCGAGATAATGCGATACGACGACATAATCATCCTCAACTGCACCGAGAACATGAACAATGGCAAGACGTATACGTACTTCTCGAGCTTGCCGGAGATGCTGAATTCCACCGAGGGGCCATCGCCGCCGTACCATTACGTAATGAAGGCGGACGACGACACGTATCTGAGGCTGGACAACCTGGTGGAGTCTATGAGGCCATTGCCCCGAGAAGATTTGTATTACGGTTACGTGATTCCATGCCCGAGCATGGACCCATTTGTTCACTATATGTCCGGAATGGGGTACTTGGTTTCATGGGACATTGTGGAGTGGATTAGGGTTTCTGAGATTCCGAAGAAGCACATGGAAGGCCCCGAAGACAAAGTGTTTGGAGACTGGATTCGGGAGGGGCGTAGAGGGAAGAACAGGCACACGGCGAAGTGGGCTATGTACAATTACCCAGAGCCGCCGACGAGGTGTACACATGAGCTGTGGCCTAACACCATTGCAGTGCACCTTCTGAAGAACCAGGAGAAGTGGATTCAGACCTTGAACTATTTCAATGTTACCCAGAACCTGAAGCCATCAAAACTGTATCACATACCTTAG
- the LOC100264996 gene encoding uncharacterized protein LOC100264996: protein MSMPKRNNKSSLLSRLRRAVKKVGFLLNFGIHRWHVASMLRTSSETRRFSFNDRPGLRGCTEDTDSEDQPGSSRGIQRTISGPCEEDVDKRAEVFIANFYRQLQMERQVSLELRYCKGNSFESTTTSP from the coding sequence ATGAGTATGCCCAAACGCAACAACAAATCATCACTGCTCAGCCGCCTGAGGAGGGCAGTGAAGAAAGTGGGCTTCCTGCTCAACTTTGGCATCCATAGATGGCATGTCGCCTCCATGCTCCGCACTTCTTCCGAAACAAGAAGATTCAGCTTCAATGACAGGCCTGGCTTGAGGGGTTGCACTGAAGATACCGACTCAGAAGATCAGCCCGGTTCGTCGCGGGGGATTCAGAGGACGATCAGCGGCCCATGCGAAGAGGATGTTGATAAGAGAGCTGAAGTTTTCATAGCGAATTTCTATCGACAACTCCAGATGGAGAGACAGGTTTCATTGGAGCTCAGGTACTGCAAGGGCAACAGCTTTGAGTCAACAACAACGTCCCCATGA